In the genome of Misgurnus anguillicaudatus chromosome 11, ASM2758022v2, whole genome shotgun sequence, one region contains:
- the golga5 gene encoding golgin subfamily A member 5: MSWFADLAGKAEELLNKVDQGAASALTIQSARKSSLPYSSTDTTDSIQYKPADYSSTHDQQQRDSLSTSSQGAATFISTAAGRIKQSKATVLASTANVSSITPLGSSSKVTSNFVRPKKPEVNDDLLFDFLNSSDPPQGERKEVRRETGSKALSPAGGLTQPQVPPTSVDDDLQVGPSVTRTPSSTQGLSRNSSIGSLSNSSHSVKTEDGANRDHGHADAPDSLNLGLDAPVEPHAAQEIPPKEHLQQQQGHEQVISNLRLENQLLRNEVSSLNQEMASLIQRAKGMQEEVNLARARTDKWNQDQSRVDRTVRELSAQVDDLTEALSAKDGQLAVLKVRLDEADQLLKARSSALEEAQNERIRILQDQSEGSSVQSQALQTIQERMRDADAALKREQESYRQMQSEFGGRLAKLEAERQTLAETLTKAERRATEEKQRAEDLQQQLKSARSTAEYAKQELQDYKNKASRILQSKEKLISSLKEGSGLEVLEGAGAGVELEELRHEKELQRDEIQKLQAQIQSLRTEMQDLETQAVTDTENWREQLAEVQEQHAQQIRAKQETEAELERCKQELQYVEEDHHRTKITLQGRVKDREDEIQKLRNQLTNKALSNSSQAELEGRLHQLTETLIQKQTMLEALGTEKNSLAFQLERLEQQLKSLQGGQNSGANINMAAMEGPGARQRNTPILFSDADGPGTGVYGKVRNAASTIDRFSIRLGIFLRRYPMARVFVIIYMALLHLWVMIVLLTYTPEMHNNHPDGR; the protein is encoded by the exons ATGTCATGGTTTGCTGATCTTGCTGGGAAGGCCGAGGAACTCCTGAATAAAGTAGACCAGGGTGCAGCAAGTGCTTTGACCATCCAGTCAGCTCGCAAGTCCTCCCTCCCCTACAGCAGCACTGACACCACAGATTCAATACAGTACAAGCCTGCAGATTACAGCTCCACTCATGACCAACAGCAAAGGGACTCCCTCTCTACATCGTCCCAAGGAGCGGCGACATTCATATCTACAGCGGCTGGGAGAATAAAGCAATCCAAAGCCACCGTTTTGGCCAGTACAGCTAATGTCTCCAGCATCACGCCTTTGGGTTCTAGCAGCAAGGTTACGTCTAACTTTGTGCGGCCCAAAAAGCCGGAAGTGAATGATGATTTGCTTTTCGACTTTCTGAACAGTTCAGACCCACCGCAGGGTGAAAGGAAGGAGGTCAGGAGAGAAACGGGGTCTAAAGCATTAAGCCCTGCAGGAGGGTTAACTCAGCCCCAGGTGCCACCCACCTCTGTTGATGATGACCTCCAGGTGGGCCCTTCTGTCACAAGAACCCCGTCTTCCACACAGGGCCTGTCCAGAAATTCCAGCATCGGCTCGCTTTCGAACAGTTCTCACAGTGTTAAAACAGAGGATGGTGCCAACCGAGACCATGGCCACG CTGATGCTCCAGATAGTTTGAATTTAGGCCTGGATGCTCCTGTAGAGCCCCATGCAGCACAGGAGATCCCACCTAAAGAGCACTTGCAGCAGCAGCAGGGCCACGAGCAGGTGATTTCCAATCTACGCCTTGAAAACCAGCTCTTGCGCAATGAAGTCTCTTCTCTCAACCAGGAGATGGCCTCTTTAATCCAGAGAGCCAAAGGCATGCAGGAGG AAGTGAATCTTGCCCGAGCTCGTACTGACAAATGGAACCAGGATCAGTCTCGCGTTGATCGTACAGTTCGGGAGCTGAGTGCTCAAGTGGATGACCTCACAGAAGCTCTGTCTGCAAAAGATGGTCAGCTGGCGGTGCTAAAGGTGCGACTGGACGAGGCAGATCAACTACTGAAGGCCCGAAGCTCAGCTCTTGAGGAAGCACAGAACGAGAGGATCAG GATCCTACAGGACCAAAGTGAGGGTAGCAGTGTTCAGTCTCAGGCTTTACAAACAATACAGGAACGAATGAGAGATGCAGATGCTGCACTGAAGAGGGAGCAAGAAAGCTACAGACAGATGCAGAGTGAGTT TGGGGGACGGCTGGCAAAATTGGAGGCGGAGCGCCAGACGTTGGCAGAGACGCTTACAAAAGCAGAACGCCGTGCGACGGAGGAGAAACAGAGAGCCGAAGACCTTCAGCAGCAGCTCAAAAGTGCCCGCTCCACAGCAGAGTATGCCAAGCAGGAGCTGCAGGACTACAAAAATAAAGCCTCACGTATATTACAG TCAAAAGAGAAGCTGATCAGCAGTTTGAAGGAGGGCTCGGGTTTGGAGGTGCTGGAGGGGGCCGGGGCTGGAGTAGAACTCGAGGAGCTACGACATGAGAAAGAGCTGCAAAGAGATGAGATTCAAAAACTACAGGCCCAAATACAAAGCTTACGGACAGAGATGCAG GATCTGGAAACCCAAGCGGTCACAGATACAGAGAACTGGAGAGAACAGTTGGCAGAGGTACAGGAACAACATGCCCAACAAATCAGAGCCAAACAGGAAACAGAGGCCGAGCTGGAGAGGTGCAAACAG GAATTGCAGTATGTTGAGGAAGACCATCATCGCACTAAAATCACCCTGCAGGGTCGTGTCAAAGACCGTGAGGATGAGATCCAGAAACTTCGAAATCAG CTGACCAATAAGGCTCTGAGTAATAGCAGCCAGGCAGAACTGGAGGGCCGTTTGCATCAGTTGACAGAGACACTGATCCAGAAGCAGACCATGTTGGAAGCCCTGGGTACAGAGAAAAATTCATTAGCCTTTCAGCTGGAGAGGCTTGAACAACAACTAAAGAGCCTGCAGGGTGGTCAGAACAGTGGAGCAAACATTAACATGGCTGCAATGGAGGGACCAG GTGCTAGACAAAGGAACACACCAATCCTGTTTAGTGATGCCGATGGCCCAGGAACAGGAGTGTATGGAAAAGTCCGGAATGCGGCCAGCACCATCGACCGATTCAG TATACGTCTTGGAATCTTTCTTAGACGTTATCCGATGGCCAGGGTCTTTGTTATTATATACATG GCACTACTACACCTTTGGGTAATGATTGTTCTTTTGACATACACACCAGAGATGCACAACAATCATCCTGATGGGAGATGA